A genomic window from Aestuariirhabdus litorea includes:
- a CDS encoding rhodanese-like domain-containing protein, producing MKKLFSGLLMAVAMVFSNGVMAEGEQPATIPGAKTVTAEELIALVDDLDNLVIIDARSQSDYDKGHIPDVVRIKNDDVTPEKLAEAIDSKDSPVAFYCNSITCPRSADAASKAYAAGYTNIYWFRGGIAEWREKGYPVEM from the coding sequence ATGAAAAAGTTGTTCTCTGGCTTGTTGATGGCCGTGGCCATGGTGTTTTCCAATGGAGTGATGGCGGAGGGGGAACAGCCAGCAACCATCCCCGGGGCTAAAACCGTAACTGCCGAGGAGCTGATTGCTCTGGTCGACGACCTCGACAATTTGGTGATTATTGACGCCCGTAGTCAGTCCGATTACGACAAAGGCCACATTCCCGACGTTGTCCGCATCAAGAACGACGATGTGACACCCGAGAAACTGGCAGAAGCGATCGACAGCAAGGACTCTCCGGTGGCGTTCTACTGCAACAGTATCACCTGCCCACGCAGTGCCGATGCAGCATCCAAGGCCTACGCGGCCGGTTACACCAATATCTACTGGTTCCGCGGTGGTATCGCCGAGTGGCGTGAAAAGGGTTACCCGGTAGAGATGTAA
- a CDS encoding methyl-accepting chemotaxis protein encodes MNIKQLSIRSVTLGLLCFIGLMCLAATLYVSQNFFQAAVDSQKATLGRVLQVAVEQVQAEVADRSEELAAGLSKHKAVKKAVKAEDGGKLSLLMDDFFSQNLVTAGLVDLAKIRFYSEDGRFIGESAKGLSGLGRDMPLAMKEAFAGREGAERFKLIHATWIAEGENFHSVLTPLGGLKLVGFAEIVLRVSHNLSRVEELVHAPIQIRNLQGRELYRSDRWQQTLEEGHAFDVSYVLPSERGDAGVTLTTLEDNRAFIERARTHEQVGVALTLGVIVLGVLLAIWLLQRYVFAPMTHLQEQMKACTEGDLTLEVVPEGLKDTQDMANSLQQLVSMLRSQVLLINQSAGEVSTSSGHIATVAAQTRAHSDMQKQEMEQSAEAIHEMTSAAQEIARSAQDAETSAHETQQVADEGALVVAESIDMVTQLSEEVNGASGTISQLARDVENIGTILDVIRGVAEQTNLLALNAAIEAARAGEQGRGFAVVADEVRNLAARTQGSTAEIQGMIESLQGGSLEAVNAMNASAERAQRCVEQIDKAGEALKSIKRSTDDISRANTQIASAAEEQSAVTEQINRSVDSVKDAAIDLAAGCTQMSGASGELNEASEQLQKLVARFKV; translated from the coding sequence ATGAATATTAAACAGCTTTCGATTCGATCCGTTACTCTCGGACTCTTGTGTTTCATTGGACTGATGTGCCTTGCAGCCACCCTGTACGTTAGCCAGAACTTTTTTCAGGCGGCGGTCGATTCGCAAAAGGCGACATTGGGGCGAGTGCTTCAGGTGGCGGTCGAGCAGGTGCAAGCCGAAGTCGCGGACCGGTCGGAAGAGTTGGCGGCGGGGCTGAGTAAACATAAAGCGGTGAAAAAAGCTGTCAAAGCAGAGGATGGCGGCAAGCTGTCATTGCTGATGGATGATTTCTTTTCGCAGAACCTGGTAACGGCCGGGTTGGTTGATCTGGCCAAGATTCGGTTTTATAGCGAGGATGGGCGTTTCATTGGCGAGTCAGCCAAGGGGCTGTCCGGACTCGGACGTGATATGCCTCTGGCGATGAAAGAAGCCTTCGCAGGCCGAGAAGGAGCGGAACGCTTCAAGCTGATACATGCAACCTGGATTGCAGAGGGAGAGAACTTTCACAGTGTACTGACCCCCCTGGGAGGCTTAAAGCTGGTCGGTTTTGCGGAAATTGTTTTGAGAGTCTCCCATAACCTGAGTCGTGTTGAAGAGTTGGTGCATGCGCCCATACAGATTCGCAACCTTCAAGGGCGAGAGCTGTATCGGAGTGATCGCTGGCAGCAGACACTCGAGGAGGGGCATGCCTTCGATGTTTCCTATGTCCTGCCCTCCGAGAGGGGGGATGCGGGCGTGACCCTGACCACCCTGGAAGACAACCGCGCCTTTATCGAACGCGCACGAACCCATGAGCAAGTGGGGGTGGCACTGACCCTGGGGGTCATTGTGCTGGGTGTGCTGCTGGCTATCTGGTTGTTGCAGCGGTATGTGTTTGCACCCATGACACACCTGCAGGAGCAGATGAAAGCCTGCACGGAGGGTGACCTTACCCTGGAGGTGGTGCCGGAAGGGTTAAAGGATACCCAGGATATGGCTAACTCGCTGCAGCAGCTGGTGTCCATGCTGCGCTCGCAGGTTCTCCTGATCAACCAGAGTGCGGGTGAGGTCTCGACGTCGAGTGGGCATATCGCAACGGTGGCGGCCCAGACCCGTGCCCACTCCGATATGCAGAAGCAGGAGATGGAGCAATCGGCTGAAGCGATCCACGAAATGACCAGCGCAGCCCAGGAGATTGCACGCAGTGCCCAGGATGCGGAAACCAGTGCCCATGAAACCCAGCAGGTGGCCGATGAGGGGGCGCTTGTGGTAGCCGAATCGATCGATATGGTCACTCAGCTCTCTGAGGAGGTGAATGGCGCCTCGGGCACCATCAGCCAGTTGGCCAGGGATGTGGAAAATATAGGCACCATTCTGGACGTGATTCGCGGGGTGGCTGAGCAGACCAACCTGCTGGCCCTGAATGCGGCGATCGAAGCGGCCAGGGCCGGTGAGCAGGGGCGTGGGTTTGCGGTGGTGGCCGATGAGGTTCGTAATCTGGCGGCACGCACCCAGGGGTCCACGGCCGAAATTCAGGGCATGATCGAAAGCCTGCAGGGGGGCAGCCTGGAGGCGGTCAATGCGATGAATGCCAGCGCTGAGCGGGCACAACGCTGTGTCGAGCAGATTGATAAAGCGGGGGAGGCCTTGAAAAGCATTAAACGCTCAACCGACGATATCTCGAGGGCCAATACCCAGATTGCCAGTGCGGCCGAGGAGCAAAGCGCTGTGACCGAGCAGATCAACCGCAGCGTGGATTCGGTCAAGGATGCGGCGATCGACCTGGCGGCGGGCTGTACACAGATGTCTGGGGCCTCGGGGGAGTTGAATGAGGCCTCTGAGCAGTTGCAGAAACTGGTGGCTCGTTTCAAGGTGTAG
- a CDS encoding DUF3144 domain-containing protein, whose product MPSETEKQKIYEMADQFIDVANRLAAEPGQDLALVGAAIRYAAARFNAHEASLQTDDLAAEQMEVLSWFTDQYQKMLIDNIDQHIEIQKSRRSKVVN is encoded by the coding sequence ATGCCGAGCGAAACAGAAAAGCAAAAAATCTACGAAATGGCCGACCAGTTTATTGATGTTGCCAATCGGCTGGCAGCGGAGCCGGGGCAGGATCTGGCCCTGGTAGGTGCCGCCATTCGTTATGCGGCGGCGCGCTTTAACGCCCACGAAGCCTCCCTGCAGACCGACGACCTGGCGGCAGAGCAGATGGAGGTTCTCTCCTGGTTTACCGACCAGTACCAGAAGATGCTGATCGACAATATCGACCAGCACATCGAGATCCAGAAGTCACGCCGATCCAAGGTGGTAAACTAG
- a CDS encoding DUF3010 family protein has translation MRVCGVELKGNDANICLLSKSDGLFDLPDCRARRLSLSDINSREKLQEFQFTFAKLMADYRVDRVVIRQRPPKGKFAGGAIGFKMEAALQLLSDIEVEILSPHEAKEILSKNPVPIVFEDTGLKAFQEVAFITAFASLSRPKTIW, from the coding sequence ATGAGAGTCTGTGGCGTTGAGTTAAAGGGCAACGATGCCAATATCTGCCTGCTGTCGAAATCCGACGGCCTGTTCGACCTGCCTGACTGCCGGGCGCGCCGACTGAGCCTGTCCGATATCAACAGTCGTGAAAAACTGCAGGAGTTCCAGTTCACCTTCGCCAAACTGATGGCCGATTACCGGGTGGACAGAGTCGTCATCCGCCAGCGCCCTCCCAAGGGGAAGTTTGCCGGTGGCGCAATCGGGTTCAAGATGGAGGCGGCCCTGCAACTGTTGAGCGACATCGAGGTCGAGATACTCTCTCCCCATGAGGCCAAAGAGATCCTCAGCAAGAACCCGGTTCCCATCGTCTTCGAAGACACCGGGCTCAAAGCCTTCCAGGAGGTGGCGTTCATTACCGCTTTTGCCAGCCTTAGCCGCCCGAAAACCATCTGGTAA
- a CDS encoding RNA methyltransferase, which yields MNKRADEWVGVGLINPKSPSNVGAVMRAAGCYGVDAVHYTGERYGRAARFHTDTKAAARRIPLTAVVSPLDALPADTALVCVELVEGATALPQYQHPGRALYLFGPEDGTIPQRLIDQADAVVYVPTRGCMNLAATVNVVLYDRLAKRGKTPADDGLILNSRDTNNRVRVKPRARAAEEG from the coding sequence ATGAACAAACGGGCGGATGAGTGGGTCGGTGTCGGATTGATCAACCCCAAAAGTCCCTCCAACGTCGGGGCCGTGATGCGGGCGGCCGGCTGTTATGGGGTGGATGCGGTGCACTACACTGGCGAGCGCTATGGTCGGGCGGCTCGCTTTCATACTGACACCAAGGCGGCGGCCCGTAGAATCCCCCTGACCGCCGTGGTCTCTCCCCTTGATGCCTTGCCTGCGGATACGGCCCTGGTCTGTGTCGAACTGGTGGAGGGGGCTACGGCCTTACCCCAATACCAGCACCCCGGGCGCGCGCTTTACCTCTTTGGCCCCGAAGATGGCACTATCCCCCAGCGGTTGATCGACCAGGCCGATGCGGTGGTGTACGTGCCCACCCGCGGTTGCATGAACCTGGCCGCCACGGTCAATGTGGTGCTCTACGACCGTCTCGCCAAACGGGGTAAAACTCCGGCCGATGATGGCTTGATTCTCAATAGCCGGGATACCAATAATCGGGTTCGGGTAAAACCACGGGCACGGGCCGCGGAAGAGGGCTAA
- a CDS encoding peptidylprolyl isomerase: MPVASARHILVKTQAEAEKLKQELARGVDFGKLARKHSLCPSGKRGGDLGEFRPGQMVKAFDDVVFKKALLTVHGPVKTRFGYHLIETIYRH; this comes from the coding sequence ATGCCTGTCGCCAGTGCCCGTCACATTCTGGTAAAAACCCAGGCCGAAGCCGAGAAGCTCAAGCAGGAGCTGGCCCGTGGCGTCGATTTCGGCAAGCTGGCCCGTAAGCACTCGCTCTGTCCGTCGGGAAAGCGGGGCGGCGACCTGGGTGAATTCCGCCCCGGACAGATGGTCAAGGCCTTCGATGATGTGGTGTTCAAAAAGGCGCTGCTGACCGTTCATGGCCCGGTAAAAACCCGCTTCGGCTACCATCTGATCGAAACCATCTACCGCCATTAA
- a CDS encoding S-(hydroxymethyl)glutathione dehydrogenase/class III alcohol dehydrogenase: MIKSRAAVAWGPNQPLTIEEVEVMPPQTGEVLVRIVASGVCHTDAFTLSGEDPEAVWPAILGHEGGGIVEQVGEGVTSVAVGDHVIPLYTPECGECKFCRSGKTNLCQKIRATQGQGLMPDGTTRFSLNGQPIYHYMGCSTFSEYTVLPEISLAKVNPSAPLEEVCLLGCGVTTGMGAVLKTAKVEEGASVAIFGLGGIGLSAVIGAVMAKAGRIIAIDLNPRKFELARKLGATDCINPAEYDKPIQEVIVELTDGGVDYSFECIGNVNVMRSALECCHKGWGESVIIGVAGAGQEISTRPFQLVTGRVWRGTAFGGVKGRSELPGIVEQYLKGEFKLDDFITHTLGLEQVNEAFDLMHRGESIRTVIHF, from the coding sequence ATGATTAAATCACGCGCCGCCGTGGCCTGGGGCCCTAACCAACCCTTAACCATCGAGGAGGTGGAGGTGATGCCACCCCAGACGGGAGAGGTGCTGGTCCGCATAGTGGCCAGCGGGGTATGCCATACCGATGCTTTTACCCTGTCGGGGGAGGACCCCGAGGCGGTCTGGCCGGCCATTTTGGGACACGAAGGCGGAGGCATCGTCGAGCAGGTAGGTGAAGGGGTGACCAGTGTGGCGGTGGGGGATCACGTGATTCCTCTCTATACCCCCGAGTGTGGCGAATGCAAATTCTGCCGCTCCGGCAAAACCAACCTATGCCAGAAGATACGTGCCACCCAGGGGCAGGGGCTGATGCCTGACGGCACCACCCGTTTTTCCCTTAACGGCCAGCCCATCTACCACTACATGGGCTGCTCCACCTTCTCGGAATACACGGTGCTCCCGGAGATCTCACTGGCCAAGGTGAATCCCAGCGCGCCCCTCGAGGAGGTCTGTCTGTTGGGGTGCGGCGTCACCACCGGCATGGGGGCCGTACTGAAAACCGCCAAGGTAGAGGAGGGGGCCAGCGTGGCCATCTTCGGTTTGGGCGGGATCGGACTGTCGGCGGTCATCGGTGCGGTGATGGCCAAGGCGGGGAGGATCATTGCGATCGACCTCAACCCCCGCAAGTTTGAGCTGGCCCGTAAGTTGGGGGCCACCGACTGTATCAACCCCGCCGAATACGATAAGCCGATCCAGGAGGTGATCGTCGAGCTCACCGACGGGGGTGTCGATTACTCCTTCGAGTGCATCGGCAACGTCAATGTGATGCGTTCTGCGCTGGAGTGCTGCCACAAGGGGTGGGGCGAATCGGTGATAATCGGTGTCGCCGGCGCCGGCCAGGAGATCAGTACCCGCCCCTTCCAGCTGGTGACCGGGCGGGTGTGGCGGGGGACCGCCTTTGGCGGCGTCAAGGGACGCTCGGAGCTGCCCGGCATCGTCGAGCAGTACCTCAAGGGTGAGTTCAAGCTGGATGACTTTATCACCCACACCCTGGGGCTCGAGCAGGTCAATGAGGCGTTCGACCTGATGCATCGCGGTGAGAGCATCCGCACTGTCATCCACTTTTGA
- the fghA gene encoding S-formylglutathione hydrolase produces MVLEPISSNCSFGGWHRQYGHHSSVLNCAMRFALYLPPGASAEAPVPVLYWLSGLTCSDENFMQKAGAQRVAAELGIAIVAPDTSPRGEGVADDPEGAYDLGLGAGFYINATEPPWSRHYRMYDYLLEELPALVEAEFPVTGQRAISGHSMGGHGALVIGLRNPERYRSISAFSPICNPVNCPWGRKAFSAYLGENQQAWRAYDACELLAHFGHRPQPPILVDQGDADSFLVEQLKPDALTEAAREGKYPIRMRMQPGYDHSYYFIASFIEEHLRFHHSYLVT; encoded by the coding sequence ATGGTGCTTGAACCGATCAGCAGCAATTGCAGCTTTGGCGGCTGGCACCGCCAGTATGGCCATCACTCCAGCGTGCTTAACTGCGCCATGCGCTTTGCTCTCTATTTGCCCCCCGGGGCCAGTGCGGAGGCACCGGTGCCGGTGCTCTACTGGCTGTCGGGGCTCACCTGTAGCGATGAGAACTTTATGCAGAAGGCCGGGGCCCAGCGGGTCGCGGCCGAGCTGGGTATCGCCATCGTTGCCCCCGACACCAGCCCGCGCGGTGAAGGGGTGGCCGACGACCCCGAGGGGGCCTATGACCTCGGCCTGGGGGCCGGCTTTTATATCAATGCCACCGAGCCCCCCTGGTCCCGGCACTACCGGATGTATGACTACCTGCTGGAGGAGCTGCCGGCGCTGGTGGAGGCGGAGTTCCCGGTGACGGGCCAGCGCGCCATCAGTGGACATTCCATGGGGGGACACGGAGCCCTGGTGATAGGACTCAGAAACCCTGAGCGCTATCGCAGTATCAGTGCCTTCAGCCCCATCTGTAACCCCGTCAACTGCCCCTGGGGGCGCAAGGCCTTTAGTGCCTACCTGGGAGAGAACCAGCAAGCCTGGCGGGCTTACGATGCCTGCGAGCTGCTGGCCCATTTTGGTCACAGACCCCAGCCGCCTATTCTGGTGGACCAGGGCGATGCCGATAGTTTTCTGGTCGAACAACTGAAGCCCGACGCCCTCACCGAAGCGGCCCGCGAGGGGAAATACCCGATCCGTATGAGAATGCAGCCGGGCTACGACCACAGCTACTACTTCATCGCCAGTTTTATTGAGGAACACCTGCGGTTTCACCACTCGTATCTGGTTACCTAG
- the cbiB gene encoding adenosylcobinamide-phosphate synthase CbiB, producing MILALWMDWRWGEPRRFHPLVGFGWLASQLERHLNRFALSPLSIAGGGVALLLLLLPPLLLIAALLTVPVVGELMGVLLLYLCLGGRSLMEHGRAVMEPLAAGELEVARQRVAMIVSRDTAELDESGVCRATLESILENGADAIFATLFWFMVAGPLGAVAHRLVNTLDAMWGYRSDRYRYFGRIAARLDDVMNYLPARLCALSYAVAGAFGAAMHCWRTQASQHDSPNAGVVMAAGAGALRCQLGGPARYRGQWHNRPPFGCGAEPRPGDIECALQQVWQALLLWIGGALFLWVAFWGVPGW from the coding sequence ATGATACTTGCCCTGTGGATGGACTGGCGTTGGGGGGAACCCCGCCGTTTTCATCCGCTGGTAGGGTTCGGGTGGCTGGCCAGCCAGCTTGAGCGGCATCTTAACCGGTTCGCCCTCTCCCCCCTGTCCATTGCGGGTGGTGGTGTTGCCCTGTTGCTTCTGTTGTTGCCACCCCTGTTGCTGATTGCCGCGCTGCTGACGGTGCCGGTGGTCGGAGAGCTGATGGGCGTGCTGCTGCTTTACCTCTGCCTCGGCGGTCGCAGCCTGATGGAGCACGGACGCGCTGTGATGGAGCCGCTGGCAGCCGGCGAGCTCGAAGTTGCGCGCCAGCGGGTGGCGATGATCGTCAGCCGCGATACCGCCGAGTTGGATGAGAGCGGGGTGTGCCGGGCCACCCTGGAATCGATACTGGAAAACGGAGCCGATGCGATTTTCGCTACCCTGTTCTGGTTTATGGTGGCCGGTCCCCTGGGGGCCGTTGCCCATCGCCTGGTCAACACCCTGGACGCCATGTGGGGGTATCGAAGCGATCGTTATCGCTATTTTGGTCGCATCGCCGCGCGGCTGGATGATGTCATGAACTATCTCCCCGCCCGACTCTGTGCCCTCTCCTATGCGGTGGCCGGCGCCTTTGGTGCAGCGATGCACTGCTGGCGTACCCAGGCCTCGCAACACGACAGCCCCAACGCCGGGGTGGTGATGGCGGCGGGAGCAGGTGCCCTGCGTTGCCAGCTGGGTGGTCCCGCCCGTTACCGCGGGCAGTGGCACAACCGTCCCCCGTTTGGCTGCGGGGCTGAACCCCGCCCCGGGGATATTGAGTGTGCGTTGCAACAGGTCTGGCAGGCCCTGCTGCTGTGGATTGGGGGGGCACTTTTCCTGTGGGTCGCGTTCTGGGGAGTGCCCGGGTGGTGA
- the cobD gene encoding threonine-phosphate decarboxylase CobD → MVKPLLQHGGDLQRACREYGTDLADWVDLSTGINPLGWPVPEIPAAIWQRLPETPASLFGVAADYYGCTPGQLLPIPGSQALIQRLPSLIQATRVALPDPGYAEHRLAWQQAGADLFHYPADSDAKALFKVAESVELMLVINPNNPSGDRYTPELLVELARCMRDRQGWLVVDEAFIDLHPEQSLAAELGLGNLILLRSLGKFFGLAGARAGFLLGSPELLAQAAQALGPWPVSAPALYVSERALADRCWQQAARQRVRMAEQRLVEQLGRLCAGRLGCGGLFVTLFTPEAAGYHKQLAQQAIWTRLLDGSQGLRFGLPGDEIQWQRLEAALEPLS, encoded by the coding sequence GTGGTGAAGCCTCTGCTGCAACATGGCGGTGACCTGCAGCGAGCCTGCCGGGAGTACGGCACTGACCTGGCGGACTGGGTTGACCTCTCCACCGGTATTAACCCCCTGGGCTGGCCCGTTCCCGAGATCCCAGCGGCCATCTGGCAGCGGCTTCCCGAGACGCCAGCGTCCCTCTTCGGGGTGGCGGCTGATTACTACGGTTGTACCCCCGGGCAGCTGTTGCCCATCCCTGGCAGCCAGGCACTCATCCAGCGCTTACCTTCCCTGATCCAGGCCACCCGGGTCGCGCTGCCCGATCCGGGGTATGCGGAACATCGTTTGGCCTGGCAGCAGGCCGGGGCCGATCTGTTTCACTATCCGGCGGACAGCGATGCAAAAGCACTCTTTAAGGTAGCGGAGTCGGTGGAGTTGATGCTGGTGATCAACCCCAACAACCCCAGTGGAGACCGTTATACCCCTGAGCTGTTGGTTGAATTGGCCCGTTGTATGCGGGACCGCCAGGGTTGGCTAGTGGTGGATGAAGCCTTTATTGACCTCCACCCGGAGCAGAGCCTGGCCGCCGAGCTGGGGCTGGGTAACCTGATTCTGCTGCGTTCTCTGGGCAAGTTTTTTGGTTTGGCGGGAGCCCGTGCAGGCTTTCTGTTGGGCTCCCCCGAGCTGCTGGCGCAGGCCGCACAGGCGCTGGGCCCCTGGCCGGTCTCGGCACCGGCGCTCTATGTGTCGGAGCGGGCGCTGGCTGACCGCTGCTGGCAACAGGCCGCCCGGCAGCGGGTGCGGATGGCGGAGCAGAGGCTGGTTGAGCAGCTCGGTCGCCTCTGCGCAGGCAGGCTGGGGTGTGGTGGCCTGTTTGTCACCCTCTTTACTCCTGAGGCGGCTGGCTATCATAAGCAGTTGGCACAGCAGGCGATCTGGACCCGCTTGCTGGATGGTTCACAAGGGCTGCGCTTCGGCCTGCCGGGGGACGAAATCCAGTGGCAGCGACTGGAGGCGGCGCTCGAGCCCCTTAGCTGA
- a CDS encoding dienelactone hydrolase family protein, whose protein sequence is MRTLIVTLTACLMAATSWAQDGAVDYEINGQPYQGYYVSAGDNAPLILLIHDWDGLTDYEVKRAHMLAEMGYSVFAADLFGAGVRPTKVEDKRQHTGELYKDRDKMRTLLNGALASAKKMGGNTGNAVAAGYCFGGAAVLELARSGAPLKGFVTFHGGLGTPEGQDYSSTAGSLLILHGTADTAITMDQFAALATELEASGVNHEMITYSGAPHAFTVFGSDRYRADADAKSWSRFSEYLQVTLN, encoded by the coding sequence ATGCGAACACTGATTGTAACGCTCACCGCCTGCCTGATGGCAGCCACCAGCTGGGCCCAGGATGGAGCGGTCGATTATGAGATCAACGGCCAGCCCTATCAGGGCTACTACGTCAGCGCCGGCGATAACGCACCACTGATCCTGTTAATCCATGACTGGGATGGATTAACCGATTATGAGGTCAAGCGCGCCCACATGCTGGCGGAGATGGGCTACAGCGTCTTTGCCGCCGACCTGTTTGGCGCCGGTGTTCGCCCCACCAAGGTGGAAGATAAACGCCAGCACACCGGCGAGCTATACAAGGACCGGGATAAGATGCGGACGCTGCTGAACGGTGCGTTGGCCAGCGCCAAAAAAATGGGAGGTAACACCGGTAACGCCGTCGCCGCCGGCTACTGCTTTGGCGGAGCCGCTGTGCTGGAGCTGGCACGGTCCGGCGCCCCACTGAAGGGCTTTGTCACTTTCCACGGCGGACTGGGTACGCCCGAAGGCCAGGATTACAGCAGCACCGCTGGCAGCCTGCTGATCCTGCACGGCACGGCTGATACGGCGATCACCATGGACCAGTTTGCCGCCCTGGCCACGGAGCTCGAGGCCAGCGGCGTTAACCACGAGATGATCACCTACAGCGGTGCCCCCCATGCCTTTACGGTGTTTGGTTCTGACCGCTACCGCGCCGATGCCGACGCCAAGTCCTGGAGCCGCTTCAGCGAGTATCTGCAGGTTACCCTGAATTAA
- a CDS encoding PCP reductase family protein gives MEITWTGDARARLDRIPEGPMRAMVHRVIETLAGEARLSVVTLEYVEQVLAIFQQGASVVEERLPWDDSAREGIARAPQMIRGMLVREIEQLARERGQERVDETVVKQAKARWQQGDAFHLDPADPRSNSQC, from the coding sequence ATGGAGATAACCTGGACAGGGGACGCCCGCGCGCGTCTGGATCGTATCCCGGAAGGGCCCATGCGGGCGATGGTGCACAGGGTGATCGAGACGCTGGCCGGGGAGGCTCGCCTCAGTGTCGTCACTCTGGAGTACGTGGAGCAGGTACTGGCCATTTTTCAGCAGGGGGCCTCTGTGGTGGAGGAGCGGCTGCCCTGGGACGACAGTGCCCGCGAGGGGATCGCTCGAGCCCCGCAGATGATTCGCGGTATGCTGGTTCGGGAGATTGAGCAGCTGGCCCGGGAACGGGGGCAGGAGCGGGTGGATGAGACGGTGGTGAAGCAAGCGAAGGCGCGTTGGCAGCAGGGGGACGCTTTCCACCTTGATCCGGCTGATCCCCGTTCAAACAGCCAGTGTTGA
- a CDS encoding DMT family transporter, with amino-acid sequence MSNEAVLVAVALIGGVAVSLQGQFMGQLDRQIGTAESVFITYGMGALIALLIILMMKGGQLATNIANVPWYTLSSGLLGLVIVASIGFTIPRMGMTKAFTLLLAAQFLLAALIDHFGWFGSTVRTFDWKQLAGVGLILSGVMLLTR; translated from the coding sequence ATGAGTAACGAAGCAGTATTGGTGGCTGTCGCCCTGATCGGCGGTGTGGCGGTGAGCCTGCAGGGCCAGTTCATGGGGCAACTTGATCGCCAGATCGGTACCGCCGAGAGCGTATTTATCACCTACGGCATGGGTGCGCTGATCGCCTTGCTGATCATACTGATGATGAAGGGGGGGCAACTGGCCACCAATATCGCCAACGTACCCTGGTATACCCTCTCCTCAGGACTGTTGGGGCTGGTGATTGTAGCCAGCATCGGCTTCACGATTCCGCGGATGGGGATGACCAAAGCTTTTACCTTACTGTTGGCCGCCCAGTTCCTGCTGGCGGCACTGATCGATCACTTCGGCTGGTTTGGCAGCACGGTACGCACCTTTGACTGGAAACAGCTGGCCGGGGTGGGACTGATTCTCTCCGGCGTCATGCTGCTGACCCGCTAA
- a CDS encoding RT0821/Lpp0805 family surface protein: MPMAYRRSPIANSCLVLLLAGCTTLKSPPLYKSMTPEDVTLANQALDSALETQPSGQGSTWLNPQNNHSGSVTPTRTFRRQDGTYCRDYLETLAINGRYQQWRDTACRAADTRWIPVR, from the coding sequence ATGCCGATGGCATACCGACGGAGCCCCATTGCCAACAGCTGCCTGGTGTTACTGCTGGCCGGTTGCACCACCCTGAAGTCGCCTCCCCTCTATAAGTCGATGACCCCGGAGGACGTCACACTCGCGAACCAGGCCCTGGACAGCGCCCTTGAAACCCAGCCCAGTGGCCAGGGAAGCACCTGGCTCAACCCGCAAAACAACCACAGCGGATCGGTCACTCCGACCCGCACCTTCCGTCGCCAGGATGGTACCTACTGTCGTGATTACCTGGAAACCCTGGCGATCAATGGCCGCTACCAGCAGTGGAGGGACACCGCCTGCCGCGCCGCTGACACCCGCTGGATACCGGTTCGCTAG